The Chanodichthys erythropterus isolate Z2021 chromosome 12, ASM2448905v1, whole genome shotgun sequence genome contains a region encoding:
- the rnf150a gene encoding RING finger protein 150a isoform X2: MAMSLNQACRSLALSTWLLSFCFVHLLCLDFTVAEKEEWYTAFVNITYLDPVTSEIKTDRSECGRYGEHSSKRDVRGFVFMPSLLQDRQACDSSTKFSLPHPNIPWIALIARGNCTYREKIRHAAALNASAVVIFNVGSSNSNDTITMPHHGTGDVVAIMIPEPKGREIVALLEKNITVAMHITIGTRNLQKYVSRTSVVFVSISFIVLMIISLAWLVFYYIQRFRYANARDRNQRRLGDAAKKAISKLQVRTIRKGDKETESDFDNCAVCIEDYKPNDVVRILPCRHVFHKNCVDPWLQDHRTCPMCKMNILKALGIPPNTDCSDDIPPDYEMSVSGPPTNPVTGASEVSVGESSVVLDPAVRTIGLSHIYHEMDSFPPAGESHHIASSEHQPSMSNDSDTSLIMPVELVLSDVELQSDPEQDDVKS; encoded by the exons ATGGCAATGTCCCTAAACCAAGCCTGCCGGAGTCTAGCCCTGTCTACATGGCTGCTGTCGTTTTGCTTCGTGCATTTGTTGTGTCTGGACTTCACAGTGGCAGAGAAAGAGGAATGGTACACTGCCTTCGTCAACATCACTTACCTGGATCCAGTGACATCCGAAATAAAGACAGACAGGAGTGAATGTGGGAGATATGGGGAGCACTCTTCTAAAAGAGACGTCAGGGGTTTTGTGTTCATGCCATCACTTCTGCAGGACAGACAGGCATGTGACAGTAGCACTAAATTCTCCCTTCCCCACCCCAACATCCCATGGATAGCACTGATAGCCAGAGGAAACTGTACCTACAGGGAGAAGATCAGACATGCTGCGGCTCTCAATGCATCAGCTGTGGTCATCTTCAATGTGGGCTCCAGCAACTCCAACGACACCATTACCATGCCACATCACG GTACCGGCGATGTGGTGGCTATCATGATTCCCGAGCCCAAAGGTCGTGAGATCGTGGCCCTGTTGGAGAAGAACATAACCGTGGCCATGCACATCACCATCGGCACGCGGAACCTGCAGAAGTACGTCAGCCGCACCTCGGTGGTGTTCGTCTCCATCTCCTTCATCGTCCTGATGATCATCTCTCTCGCCTGGCTGGTCTTCTACTACATCCAGAGGTTCCGCTACGCCAATGCACGAGACCGCAACCAG AGGCGATTGGGTGACGCTGCAAAAAAGGCCATAAGCAAGTTACAAGTACGGACCATCAGGAAGGGTGACAAG GAAACTGAGTCAGACTTTGACAACTGTGCAGTGTGCATCGAAGATTACAAACCTAATGATGTTGTCAGGATTCTGCCATGTCG TCATGTCTTCCATAAGAACTGTGTGGACCCTTGGCTACAGGACCACAGAACCTGTCCCATGTGCAAAATGAACATCCTGAAAGCCCTGGGCATCCCG CCCAATACAGACTGTTCTGATGACATCCCTCCTGATTATGAGATGTCCGTCAGCGGCCCTCCCACCAATCCTGTGACGGGGGCGAGTGAGGTGTCAGTGGGTGAGAGCTCGGTAGTCCTGGACCCAGCTGTCAGAACAATAGGCCTGTCACACATTTACCACGAGATGGACTCCTTCCCGCCGGCCGGAGAGAGCCACCACATCGCCAGCA GTGAGCACCAGCCCTCCATGAGCAATGATTCAGACACCTCACTCATCATGCCAGTGGAGCTCGTCCTGTCCGACGTAGAACTTCAGTCTGATCCAGAACAGGACGATGTGAAGTCCTGA
- the rnf150a gene encoding RING finger protein 150a isoform X1, producing the protein MAMSLNQACRSLALSTWLLSFCFVHLLCLDFTVAEKEEWYTAFVNITYLDPVTSEIKTDRSECGRYGEHSSKRDVRGFVFMPSLLQDRQACDSSTKFSLPHPNIPWIALIARGNCTYREKIRHAAALNASAVVIFNVGSSNSNDTITMPHHGTGDVVAIMIPEPKGREIVALLEKNITVAMHITIGTRNLQKYVSRTSVVFVSISFIVLMIISLAWLVFYYIQRFRYANARDRNQLNAQADRRYISSGSDSTSERRLGDAAKKAISKLQVRTIRKGDKETESDFDNCAVCIEDYKPNDVVRILPCRHVFHKNCVDPWLQDHRTCPMCKMNILKALGIPPNTDCSDDIPPDYEMSVSGPPTNPVTGASEVSVGESSVVLDPAVRTIGLSHIYHEMDSFPPAGESHHIASSEHQPSMSNDSDTSLIMPVELVLSDVELQSDPEQDDVKS; encoded by the exons ATGGCAATGTCCCTAAACCAAGCCTGCCGGAGTCTAGCCCTGTCTACATGGCTGCTGTCGTTTTGCTTCGTGCATTTGTTGTGTCTGGACTTCACAGTGGCAGAGAAAGAGGAATGGTACACTGCCTTCGTCAACATCACTTACCTGGATCCAGTGACATCCGAAATAAAGACAGACAGGAGTGAATGTGGGAGATATGGGGAGCACTCTTCTAAAAGAGACGTCAGGGGTTTTGTGTTCATGCCATCACTTCTGCAGGACAGACAGGCATGTGACAGTAGCACTAAATTCTCCCTTCCCCACCCCAACATCCCATGGATAGCACTGATAGCCAGAGGAAACTGTACCTACAGGGAGAAGATCAGACATGCTGCGGCTCTCAATGCATCAGCTGTGGTCATCTTCAATGTGGGCTCCAGCAACTCCAACGACACCATTACCATGCCACATCACG GTACCGGCGATGTGGTGGCTATCATGATTCCCGAGCCCAAAGGTCGTGAGATCGTGGCCCTGTTGGAGAAGAACATAACCGTGGCCATGCACATCACCATCGGCACGCGGAACCTGCAGAAGTACGTCAGCCGCACCTCGGTGGTGTTCGTCTCCATCTCCTTCATCGTCCTGATGATCATCTCTCTCGCCTGGCTGGTCTTCTACTACATCCAGAGGTTCCGCTACGCCAATGCACGAGACCGCAACCAG TTAAACGCTCAGGCTGATAGAAGATATATATCTTCTGGCAGTGATTCCACGTCTGAG AGGCGATTGGGTGACGCTGCAAAAAAGGCCATAAGCAAGTTACAAGTACGGACCATCAGGAAGGGTGACAAG GAAACTGAGTCAGACTTTGACAACTGTGCAGTGTGCATCGAAGATTACAAACCTAATGATGTTGTCAGGATTCTGCCATGTCG TCATGTCTTCCATAAGAACTGTGTGGACCCTTGGCTACAGGACCACAGAACCTGTCCCATGTGCAAAATGAACATCCTGAAAGCCCTGGGCATCCCG CCCAATACAGACTGTTCTGATGACATCCCTCCTGATTATGAGATGTCCGTCAGCGGCCCTCCCACCAATCCTGTGACGGGGGCGAGTGAGGTGTCAGTGGGTGAGAGCTCGGTAGTCCTGGACCCAGCTGTCAGAACAATAGGCCTGTCACACATTTACCACGAGATGGACTCCTTCCCGCCGGCCGGAGAGAGCCACCACATCGCCAGCA GTGAGCACCAGCCCTCCATGAGCAATGATTCAGACACCTCACTCATCATGCCAGTGGAGCTCGTCCTGTCCGACGTAGAACTTCAGTCTGATCCAGAACAGGACGATGTGAAGTCCTGA
- the rnf150a gene encoding RING finger protein 150a isoform X3: MLRLSMHQLWSSSMWAPATPTTPLPCHITFSPAGPDLEDEMTGFLRCKQEVESRETGLLSLAEMRCVKSSVSYGTGDVVAIMIPEPKGREIVALLEKNITVAMHITIGTRNLQKYVSRTSVVFVSISFIVLMIISLAWLVFYYIQRFRYANARDRNQLNAQADRRYISSGSDSTSERRLGDAAKKAISKLQVRTIRKGDKETESDFDNCAVCIEDYKPNDVVRILPCRHVFHKNCVDPWLQDHRTCPMCKMNILKALGIPPNTDCSDDIPPDYEMSVSGPPTNPVTGASEVSVGESSVVLDPAVRTIGLSHIYHEMDSFPPAGESHHIASSEHQPSMSNDSDTSLIMPVELVLSDVELQSDPEQDDVKS, translated from the exons ATGCTGCGGCTCTCAATGCATCAGCTGTGGTCATCTTCAATGTGGGCTCCAGCAACTCCAACGACACCATTACCATGCCACATCACG TTCAGTCCAGCTGGTCCTGATCTTGAGGATGAAATGACTGGCTTTCTCAGATGCAAACAGGAAGTTGAGTCCAGAGAGACTGGTTTGCTGAGCTTAGCTGAGATGAGATGTGTAAAGTCTTCAGTTTCATATG GTACCGGCGATGTGGTGGCTATCATGATTCCCGAGCCCAAAGGTCGTGAGATCGTGGCCCTGTTGGAGAAGAACATAACCGTGGCCATGCACATCACCATCGGCACGCGGAACCTGCAGAAGTACGTCAGCCGCACCTCGGTGGTGTTCGTCTCCATCTCCTTCATCGTCCTGATGATCATCTCTCTCGCCTGGCTGGTCTTCTACTACATCCAGAGGTTCCGCTACGCCAATGCACGAGACCGCAACCAG TTAAACGCTCAGGCTGATAGAAGATATATATCTTCTGGCAGTGATTCCACGTCTGAG AGGCGATTGGGTGACGCTGCAAAAAAGGCCATAAGCAAGTTACAAGTACGGACCATCAGGAAGGGTGACAAG GAAACTGAGTCAGACTTTGACAACTGTGCAGTGTGCATCGAAGATTACAAACCTAATGATGTTGTCAGGATTCTGCCATGTCG TCATGTCTTCCATAAGAACTGTGTGGACCCTTGGCTACAGGACCACAGAACCTGTCCCATGTGCAAAATGAACATCCTGAAAGCCCTGGGCATCCCG CCCAATACAGACTGTTCTGATGACATCCCTCCTGATTATGAGATGTCCGTCAGCGGCCCTCCCACCAATCCTGTGACGGGGGCGAGTGAGGTGTCAGTGGGTGAGAGCTCGGTAGTCCTGGACCCAGCTGTCAGAACAATAGGCCTGTCACACATTTACCACGAGATGGACTCCTTCCCGCCGGCCGGAGAGAGCCACCACATCGCCAGCA GTGAGCACCAGCCCTCCATGAGCAATGATTCAGACACCTCACTCATCATGCCAGTGGAGCTCGTCCTGTCCGACGTAGAACTTCAGTCTGATCCAGAACAGGACGATGTGAAGTCCTGA